One region of Oxalobacteraceae bacterium OTU3CAMAD1 genomic DNA includes:
- a CDS encoding DUF3108 domain-containing protein, translating to MRNSITLKSCIAFCLVLAGPFALAEARLPAPAPTPAVGDSWTYQYTDVWKGVKGNVNKMEVTAIDDAGVHVEVRRASSNALVTKQLFSAEMNPVERGAMHFSPSFARYAFPLTPGKEWNTEVTGDNPKQGKHWRYTIKGKVLDWEKIKTPAGEFDAIKVVVEALYRGDETNSNGGNGQLTETVWFAPELNNFVKLDYRDTDWQGRTFNRDSWELTSYVRNK from the coding sequence ATGCGCAACAGCATCACCCTGAAAAGTTGTATCGCCTTTTGCCTGGTCCTGGCCGGACCGTTCGCACTGGCTGAGGCGCGCTTGCCCGCGCCGGCGCCCACACCCGCCGTCGGCGACTCCTGGACCTACCAATACACCGACGTCTGGAAAGGCGTCAAAGGCAACGTCAACAAGATGGAGGTGACCGCCATCGACGACGCCGGCGTGCATGTCGAGGTGCGGCGGGCGTCCAGCAACGCGCTGGTGACCAAGCAGCTCTTCAGCGCGGAAATGAACCCGGTCGAGCGTGGCGCGATGCACTTCTCGCCGTCGTTCGCGCGCTACGCGTTCCCGCTCACGCCCGGCAAGGAATGGAACACCGAGGTCACCGGCGACAACCCGAAACAAGGCAAACACTGGCGCTACACCATCAAGGGCAAGGTGCTGGACTGGGAAAAAATCAAGACGCCGGCCGGCGAGTTCGACGCCATCAAGGTGGTGGTCGAAGCGCTCTACCGCGGCGACGAAACCAACAGCAACGGCGGCAACGGCCAGCTGACGGAGACGGTCTGGTTCGCCCCGGAACTGAACAACTTCGTCAAGCTCGATTACCGCGACACCGACTGGCAGGGCCGCACTTTCAACCGCGACAGCTGGGAGCTGACCTCCTACGTCCGCAACAAGTAG
- a CDS encoding LysR family transcriptional regulator: MDRFDAMTAFVRVVETGSFTRAAETLHISRTSATQLVQQLEARLRVKLLNRTTRKVNVTADGAAYYDRVVRLLADLDDTESVLSHASAQPKGKLKVDVPSPLARMILMPALPAFHARYPDLQIDMGVSDRTIDLVGESVDCVIRGGELRDLSLKARHVGDLQLGVYAAPAYLARNAAPAHPRELEHGAHRVVGFLWGRTGKTYPVVLRRDDETLTIDGQYVVAVDDGNAYLAAGLAGMGVLWLPRYMAKPHVASGELLPLLEDWRLPPMPLHVAYPQNRYVSTRLRVFIDWVAELMKEHAPIEGR, translated from the coding sequence ATGGACAGGTTCGATGCGATGACGGCGTTCGTACGGGTGGTAGAGACCGGCAGCTTCACGCGGGCGGCCGAGACGCTCCACATCAGTCGCACCAGCGCCACCCAACTGGTGCAGCAACTCGAGGCGCGCCTGCGCGTCAAGCTGCTCAACCGCACCACGCGCAAGGTCAACGTGACGGCGGACGGCGCGGCGTATTACGACCGCGTGGTGCGCCTGCTTGCCGACCTCGACGATACCGAATCGGTCCTGTCCCACGCGTCGGCCCAGCCCAAGGGCAAGCTCAAGGTCGACGTCCCCAGTCCGCTGGCGCGCATGATCCTGATGCCGGCGCTGCCGGCGTTCCACGCCCGCTATCCCGACCTGCAAATCGACATGGGCGTCAGCGACCGCACCATCGACCTGGTCGGCGAAAGTGTCGATTGCGTGATACGCGGCGGCGAACTGCGCGACCTGTCGCTGAAGGCGCGGCACGTGGGCGACCTGCAATTGGGCGTGTATGCGGCGCCCGCGTATCTCGCGCGCAACGCCGCGCCCGCCCATCCGCGCGAGCTGGAACACGGCGCCCACCGCGTGGTTGGTTTTTTATGGGGCCGCACCGGCAAGACCTACCCGGTGGTGTTGCGCCGCGACGACGAGACGCTCACCATCGACGGCCAATACGTGGTCGCCGTCGATGACGGCAACGCCTACCTGGCGGCCGGCCTGGCCGGCATGGGCGTGCTGTGGCTGCCGCGCTATATGGCCAAGCCCCATGTCGCCAGCGGCGAGCTGCTGCCGCTCTTGGAGGACTGGCGCCTGCCCCCCATGCCGCTGCATGTGGCGTATCCGCAGAACCGCTACGTCAGCACCCGGCTGCGCGTGTTCATCGACTGGGTGGCCGAGCTGATGAAGGAACACGCGCCCATCGAAGGTCGATGA
- a CDS encoding RidA family protein: MATRDVVSPPGRHALYEKHRYSPAVRADGLLFVSGQVGSREDGSPEPDLKAQVRLAFQNLNAILAAADCTFDDVVDVTIFMINPDQIFEMVWDEVAPEYWGQAPFPTATVVGVTWLAGFQFEIKVVAKLPK, translated from the coding sequence ATGGCAACCCGTGACGTCGTATCCCCACCTGGCCGCCACGCGCTGTATGAAAAGCACCGCTACTCGCCGGCCGTGCGCGCCGACGGCCTGCTGTTCGTGTCCGGACAGGTCGGCAGCCGCGAGGACGGCTCACCGGAGCCGGATCTGAAAGCGCAAGTCCGGCTGGCGTTCCAGAACCTGAACGCGATCCTGGCCGCCGCCGACTGCACGTTTGACGACGTGGTCGACGTAACCATCTTCATGATTAATCCGGACCAAATCTTCGAAATGGTTTGGGACGAGGTGGCGCCCGAGTACTGGGGCCAGGCGCCGTTTCCAACCGCGACCGTCGTCGGCGTGACATGGCTGGCCGGCTTCCAGTTCGAGATCAAGGTCGTGGCGAAGCTGCCGAAGTAA
- a CDS encoding transporter substrate-binding domain-containing protein, giving the protein MSALKHLLFACLPLLGAAQYTTAAERLAVGARFDLIFDQSADGQWQGLSVEVLRTLAARAGDTVRFGIYPWARAQAMVQRAQADILIGPYKSPERDKLFAFVDLPFYRDRMVFYARSGDNPPWRGEFGPLNATRIAAVRGWHYGARFDQARPRLDISEVNQLENGVQMLMHGRVDLLATNERNNAALIGALRTSGHLVALCPAIAQLDGYLAFPRGAAFAAARDQYSALFTEMVRSGEFARMAARHGVLAPAALLTPPPPKCG; this is encoded by the coding sequence ATGAGCGCGCTTAAACACCTGTTGTTCGCCTGTTTGCCGCTGCTCGGCGCGGCGCAGTACACCACGGCCGCCGAGCGCCTAGCCGTGGGAGCGCGCTTCGACCTGATTTTCGACCAGAGCGCCGACGGCCAATGGCAGGGCCTGAGCGTCGAAGTCTTGCGCACCTTGGCGGCACGCGCGGGCGACACGGTTCGATTCGGTATCTATCCTTGGGCGCGCGCGCAGGCCATGGTGCAACGGGCCCAGGCCGACATCCTGATCGGCCCCTACAAATCGCCCGAGCGGGACAAGCTGTTCGCCTTCGTCGACCTGCCGTTCTACCGCGACCGCATGGTCTTCTACGCGCGCAGCGGCGACAACCCGCCATGGCGCGGCGAGTTCGGCCCGCTCAACGCCACGCGCATCGCCGCCGTGCGCGGCTGGCATTACGGCGCGCGCTTCGATCAAGCCCGGCCACGGCTGGACATCAGCGAAGTCAATCAATTGGAAAACGGCGTGCAAATGCTGATGCACGGCCGGGTCGACCTCTTGGCGACCAATGAGCGCAACAACGCCGCGCTGATCGGCGCGCTGCGCACCAGCGGGCACCTGGTCGCCCTGTGTCCCGCCATCGCGCAACTGGACGGCTATCTCGCCTTCCCGCGCGGCGCCGCGTTCGCGGCCGCGCGCGACCAGTACAGCGCGCTGTTCACCGAGATGGTGCGCTCGGGCGAATTCGCCCGCATGGCGGCAAGGCACGGCGTGCTCGCGCCAGCGGCGCTGCTCACGCCACCCCCGCCGAAATGCGGCTAA
- a CDS encoding phospholipase C, phosphocholine-specific — MSRRDFLRKMGKSAGASAVLATFPPSIQKALALPANQRTRSLQDVEHIVVLTQENRSFDHYFGTLEGVRGFGDPFPIPVMDRQNLFNRKSVFVQRSAGGAPVPGRPNWPQGRAIAPFRLNTVQDFPVMRVAGTPHSWLDAQLAWDHGRMNDWCAVKQNHSMGYYADADIPFQFALARAFTICDHYHCATQTGTNTNRLFLFTGHNDPLAAAGGPSTDNSRDDFNPDMSTDYLWTTYPERLEAAGISWQVYQNMADNFTDNSLAGFRSFRNAWYRRPGYSQSLRDRGTTTRDLDLLKADVLANRLPQVSWVVATAEGSEHPGPSSPASGADYIARVLDALTANPESWSKTVLLINFDENDGFFDHMPPPAVPAYTSYSSNPAQSQLAGASTVDTTGEYHHVLNGADARTHHRPYGLGPRVPMYVISPWTKGGWVNSQVFDHTSVVRFIEARFGVREPLISPWRRAVSGNLLSCFDFANPNDNGFKQLLPETAARRSMSLSLPNTKVPATPTTLAAPVQAAGVRPARALPYELQVQAQVPAGGGQVELSFDNLGEAGAVFHVYDRLALEQVPRRYTVEPGKQLKGRWNTAAAYDLWVLGPNGFHRHIVGDVRGAGNAAWPEISIRADRKAGELLIDLVNNGAQPCTFELTANKYYANKPLEVRVVARSRSTVRLPLVTSSNWYDYSLRVAGLPGWLRRFAGHLENGLPSISDPAMSGAAQLDQYRVV, encoded by the coding sequence ATGAGCCGCCGTGACTTCCTCCGCAAAATGGGCAAGTCGGCCGGCGCCAGCGCCGTGCTTGCGACCTTTCCACCATCAATCCAAAAGGCGCTGGCCCTCCCTGCCAACCAGCGCACCCGTAGCCTGCAGGATGTCGAGCATATCGTCGTGCTGACGCAGGAGAACCGCAGTTTCGACCATTACTTCGGGACCCTGGAAGGAGTAAGGGGATTCGGCGATCCGTTCCCGATTCCGGTGATGGACCGGCAAAATCTCTTCAATCGCAAATCGGTCTTCGTGCAGCGCTCTGCCGGAGGCGCGCCGGTGCCTGGCCGGCCCAATTGGCCCCAGGGCCGCGCCATCGCGCCGTTCCGGCTCAACACGGTGCAGGACTTTCCAGTCATGCGCGTGGCAGGGACGCCGCATAGCTGGCTCGACGCCCAGCTGGCGTGGGATCACGGACGGATGAACGACTGGTGCGCTGTCAAGCAGAACCACTCGATGGGCTATTACGCCGACGCCGACATTCCCTTCCAGTTCGCGCTGGCGCGTGCCTTTACCATCTGCGACCACTATCACTGCGCAACCCAGACCGGTACCAACACCAACCGGCTGTTCTTGTTTACCGGTCACAACGATCCCCTGGCGGCCGCAGGCGGCCCGTCGACCGACAACAGCCGCGACGACTTCAATCCGGACATGTCCACCGACTACCTGTGGACCACCTATCCGGAGCGGCTCGAAGCGGCGGGTATCAGCTGGCAGGTTTACCAGAACATGGCGGACAACTTCACCGATAACTCGCTGGCGGGATTCCGCTCTTTCCGCAACGCGTGGTATCGCCGGCCGGGCTATTCGCAATCCCTGCGCGATCGCGGCACCACCACGCGCGACCTCGACCTGCTCAAGGCCGACGTGCTGGCCAACCGCCTGCCTCAGGTCAGCTGGGTCGTCGCGACCGCCGAAGGCTCGGAACACCCGGGTCCCTCGAGTCCCGCGTCGGGCGCCGACTACATCGCGCGCGTGCTGGACGCCCTGACCGCCAATCCGGAGAGCTGGAGCAAGACGGTCCTGCTCATCAATTTCGACGAGAATGACGGCTTCTTCGACCACATGCCGCCGCCGGCCGTCCCGGCGTACACGAGCTACAGCAGCAATCCGGCGCAGTCGCAGCTCGCCGGTGCGTCGACCGTCGACACGACCGGCGAATACCATCACGTGCTCAATGGCGCCGATGCGCGGACGCACCATCGCCCCTACGGTCTCGGGCCGCGCGTGCCGATGTATGTCATCTCGCCGTGGACCAAGGGCGGCTGGGTCAATTCGCAGGTCTTCGACCACACCTCGGTGGTGCGGTTCATCGAGGCGCGTTTCGGTGTGCGCGAGCCGTTGATCAGCCCATGGCGCCGCGCGGTGAGCGGCAACCTGTTGTCCTGTTTCGACTTCGCCAACCCGAACGACAACGGGTTCAAGCAACTGCTGCCGGAAACGGCCGCGCGGCGTTCGATGTCGCTGAGCCTGCCAAACACCAAGGTACCGGCAACGCCAACCACGCTGGCGGCGCCCGTCCAGGCTGCCGGCGTGCGTCCGGCACGCGCGCTGCCCTACGAACTCCAGGTGCAGGCGCAGGTGCCAGCGGGCGGCGGCCAGGTGGAGCTCAGCTTCGACAACCTGGGCGAAGCCGGGGCGGTGTTCCATGTGTACGACCGCCTGGCGTTGGAGCAGGTCCCGCGCCGCTATACGGTCGAACCCGGCAAACAGCTCAAAGGCCGCTGGAACACCGCAGCCGCCTACGATCTGTGGGTACTGGGACCGAACGGCTTCCATCGCCACATCGTCGGCGACGTGCGTGGTGCAGGCAACGCTGCATGGCCGGAAATCAGCATCCGCGCCGACCGCAAAGCCGGCGAGCTGCTCATCGACCTGGTCAACAACGGCGCCCAGCCATGCACCTTCGAACTCACCGCCAACAAGTATTACGCGAACAAGCCGCTGGAAGTGCGCGTCGTCGCACGCTCGAGGAGCACCGTCCGGCTCCCCCTGGTAACCAGCTCCAACTGGTACGACTACAGCCTGCGCGTGGCTGGCTTGCCGGGCTGGTTGCGCCGCTTCGCCGGCCATCTGGAAAACGGCTTGCCGTCGATCAGTGACCCTGCGATGAGCGGGGCAGCGCAACTTGACCAGTACCGCGTCGTTTGA
- a CDS encoding PEP-CTERM sorting domain-containing protein, protein MKCRFLVAAALFAVACSGNAAVTYGQNLIVNGDAEAGLSGWTGYSDYNNFQAVDYGNNWVLPSQPGPVDRGNKMFAGSGQYAVGVQTLDFGAPTAQNSSYSLSGWLGGWTDQGDNALFYVQFLDAGNNEIGSAAIGPVTPQDRGNQTGLFYRESSGIMPAGTSKLSFWLSMERLVSGDNDGYADNLSFIARNTASVVPEPGMATMYLLGLGMLGGVVRRNRRARMS, encoded by the coding sequence ATGAAGTGTCGATTTCTCGTTGCCGCGGCGTTGTTCGCCGTGGCGTGTAGCGGTAATGCTGCCGTCACCTACGGTCAGAACCTGATTGTCAACGGCGATGCCGAAGCAGGCCTGAGCGGCTGGACCGGCTATTCGGATTACAACAATTTCCAAGCGGTGGACTATGGCAACAACTGGGTGCTGCCCAGCCAGCCTGGCCCTGTCGATCGCGGAAACAAGATGTTTGCGGGCTCCGGGCAGTATGCGGTGGGCGTTCAGACCCTCGACTTCGGCGCGCCGACGGCCCAGAACAGTTCCTATTCCCTGAGCGGATGGCTCGGCGGCTGGACCGACCAGGGCGATAACGCCCTGTTCTATGTGCAGTTTCTCGATGCGGGGAACAATGAGATAGGAAGCGCCGCGATCGGTCCCGTCACGCCGCAAGATCGCGGCAACCAGACCGGCCTGTTCTACAGGGAATCGTCGGGAATCATGCCTGCCGGCACCAGCAAGCTATCGTTCTGGCTGTCGATGGAGCGTCTCGTTTCGGGCGACAACGATGGCTATGCGGATAACCTGTCCTTCATCGCGCGGAATACTGCCAGCGTGGTACCGGAACCGGGCATGGCGACGATGTACTTGCTGGGCTTGGGCATGTTGGGCGGGGTGGTGCGCCGTAACCGGCGCGCGCGCATGTCGTAA
- a CDS encoding DUF1080 domain-containing protein, translated as MTKIKLAALYCAFALTGCVGVHGNSLESKSVNAPQPDQATWIQLFNGKDLSGWTPKFKGHQAGVNYKNTFKVENGILKVDYSEYDKFNGEFGHLFWKQKLSHYRIRAEYRFVGKQLAGAPGWGFRNNGIMIFSEPPDTMELDQDFPASIEVQMLGGGGPGDQNNGSFCTPHTRAVFNGQLTTTHRTSAKSKVYMGDEWVTIEVEVRGGKLIKHILDGETVISYSQPQLDPRDPHSRELMAKGFPQMLESGYIAIQAETHPTEFRRIEILPLDEKL; from the coding sequence ATGACGAAAATAAAACTGGCAGCCCTTTATTGCGCGTTTGCGTTGACGGGGTGTGTTGGCGTCCACGGCAACTCGCTTGAATCAAAGAGCGTCAACGCGCCACAGCCTGACCAAGCCACGTGGATTCAGCTATTCAACGGAAAAGACTTATCCGGATGGACCCCGAAGTTCAAAGGCCATCAGGCCGGCGTCAACTACAAAAACACATTCAAGGTTGAAAACGGCATCCTCAAAGTCGACTACAGCGAGTACGACAAATTCAACGGCGAATTCGGCCACCTGTTCTGGAAACAGAAGCTGTCCCACTACCGCATTCGGGCGGAATACCGTTTCGTCGGCAAACAGCTTGCGGGCGCTCCGGGCTGGGGCTTTCGCAACAACGGCATCATGATCTTTAGTGAACCGCCCGATACCATGGAACTCGACCAGGACTTTCCCGCGTCGATTGAGGTGCAGATGCTTGGTGGAGGCGGGCCTGGTGACCAGAACAACGGATCGTTCTGTACCCCCCATACCAGAGCGGTCTTCAACGGACAGCTCACGACTACCCACCGCACTTCGGCCAAATCGAAGGTGTATATGGGAGACGAATGGGTAACAATCGAGGTTGAAGTTCGCGGTGGGAAATTAATCAAGCATATCCTTGATGGCGAGACCGTGATCAGCTACAGCCAGCCTCAGCTCGACCCGCGCGATCCGCACAGTCGGGAACTGATGGCGAAAGGCTTCCCTCAGATGCTGGAAAGCGGCTACATCGCCATCCAGGCGGAAACGCATCCGACGGAATTTCGCCGGATCGAAATCCTGCCACTCGACGAAAAGCTTTAG
- a CDS encoding tyrosine-type recombinase/integrase, whose translation MTGKTNAAEGLQTLQLQHWIRAVKGGGKPTTKDPQTGEVRELPLPLARSDGGGLTFTLSTAGTASWILRYRSAGRAKELTIGNFPDIGLSDARKIAREKRAHVDKAGDPAIDKRRAKALAVKDWTVRELIDDYRDKIMVGLGVSTQKGYGRNLIRIESRLGAYMVTQVSSLDIVEMIEYVGAPWIESRTLLTTARMLFRHAAGRKLVASNPCIGIDLTALLGKRPATKRRLMLSRDELLLLMRADMNRENALAVRLLLATAVRTCELRTAKWSHVDFKRDIWTIPESKTGPGIQIPLTEPVKGWLDELKQRAGSSAFVLPMRGDYKNASSTGDRPINPNTIGAAIEFWLSEYRPEVRRFTPHDLRSTAKSQMRALGVQRDITEMCLNHKLPGIEGIYDVHNYFEERKQALMTWSDFLVAVEGESLALSASKTAD comes from the coding sequence ATGACAGGAAAAACTAACGCGGCGGAGGGTCTGCAAACCCTCCAGCTGCAACACTGGATACGGGCAGTGAAGGGCGGTGGCAAGCCAACCACCAAAGATCCTCAAACGGGCGAGGTAAGGGAGTTACCGTTGCCCCTGGCGCGGTCGGATGGTGGCGGACTAACGTTCACGCTGTCCACTGCTGGAACTGCGAGTTGGATTTTACGCTATCGGAGTGCCGGCAGGGCGAAGGAGCTCACCATCGGCAACTTCCCCGACATCGGGTTGTCTGATGCCCGCAAGATTGCCCGCGAAAAGCGTGCGCACGTCGACAAGGCAGGCGACCCTGCCATTGACAAGCGGCGCGCGAAAGCGCTGGCGGTGAAGGACTGGACCGTGCGGGAGCTGATTGACGATTACCGCGACAAGATCATGGTTGGCTTGGGAGTGAGTACGCAAAAGGGCTATGGCCGCAACCTGATTCGCATAGAGTCCCGTTTAGGCGCGTATATGGTGACGCAGGTATCCTCATTGGATATCGTGGAGATGATCGAATACGTTGGTGCGCCCTGGATCGAGTCGCGCACGCTGCTGACCACGGCACGGATGCTGTTCAGGCATGCCGCTGGCCGCAAGCTAGTAGCGTCCAACCCATGCATCGGTATCGACCTGACAGCGTTACTGGGCAAGCGTCCGGCAACTAAGCGGCGCCTGATGTTGAGCAGGGATGAACTACTGCTCCTGATGCGGGCTGACATGAACCGAGAGAATGCGCTTGCCGTTCGCCTGCTGTTGGCGACAGCTGTACGTACCTGCGAATTGAGAACCGCTAAGTGGTCACACGTCGATTTCAAGCGCGATATATGGACCATTCCTGAATCGAAGACGGGGCCGGGCATCCAGATACCGTTGACTGAGCCGGTCAAAGGTTGGCTGGACGAACTGAAACAGCGGGCCGGGAGTTCAGCGTTCGTTCTGCCGATGCGTGGCGACTACAAAAACGCATCTTCGACAGGCGACAGGCCGATTAATCCGAACACGATAGGGGCGGCGATTGAATTCTGGTTGAGCGAGTACAGGCCAGAGGTGCGCCGGTTCACGCCGCATGATTTGCGGTCAACCGCGAAAAGCCAGATGCGGGCGCTTGGCGTGCAGCGGGACATCACAGAAATGTGCCTGAACCACAAGCTGCCCGGCATCGAAGGCATCTATGACGTGCACAACTATTTTGAGGAGCGGAAGCAAGCGCTCATGACTTGGTCTGATTTTTTAGTTGCTGTTGAGGGCGAGAGTCTTGCTCTTAGTGCTTCAAAAACGGCTGATTGA
- a CDS encoding helix-turn-helix domain-containing protein: protein MEKPDASGVPTPTQKCEAQLLFAANVRRFRKAQSISQEKLAEYAGLHTNYISSVERGERNISICNIERIARGLGVSMPDLLSPQPIPDGENF, encoded by the coding sequence GTGGAAAAACCCGATGCTTCGGGTGTGCCCACCCCAACCCAAAAGTGTGAAGCTCAGCTGCTGTTTGCTGCGAATGTCAGAAGGTTCCGCAAGGCCCAATCGATATCTCAGGAAAAACTGGCTGAGTATGCAGGACTACACACGAACTACATCTCGTCCGTTGAGCGCGGCGAACGTAACATCTCGATCTGTAACATTGAGAGGATCGCTCGCGGCCTCGGTGTTTCAATGCCAGATTTGCTGAGCCCACAACCAATTCCAGACGGCGAAAATTTCTGA
- a CDS encoding site-specific integrase, with protein sequence MKTLKKPSTHLPQAVNTKTPLKSPQTAPSALVASYSAAAQSSATTRSYATDIQHFLRHGGTIPATAAMVAEYLATMAGTLAVATLQHRLIAIHRAHTDRGLLSPIMDQIVKRTMQGIRRTLGANQRRVKALVKDDLLEMMVYIEQQLPVKAARDKALLLIGFAGAFRRSELVALRYEDISPYDNGLELLIRRSKTDQEGVGRTVFIPHARGNRCPVKALRDWLELAGIVSGPLFRPINRHDQVVGSKALTPQSIALIVKSSVRMMSGDAGAKMVAGHSLRAGYCTEAAMTGLQPYQIREQTGHRSDVTLARYIRPVAKRKIPSLL encoded by the coding sequence ATGAAGACACTCAAAAAACCTTCCACGCACTTGCCGCAAGCTGTGAACACCAAGACGCCGCTTAAATCACCGCAGACTGCACCGTCAGCGCTTGTCGCTAGTTACTCGGCGGCGGCACAGTCGAGCGCCACCACGCGGTCATATGCGACGGACATCCAGCATTTCCTGCGGCATGGCGGCACGATTCCCGCGACAGCGGCCATGGTGGCCGAATACCTAGCCACCATGGCCGGAACCCTCGCGGTAGCCACGCTTCAGCATCGCTTGATTGCAATTCACCGGGCACATACCGATCGCGGCCTGCTATCGCCGATCATGGATCAAATCGTCAAACGGACCATGCAAGGCATCCGGCGCACGCTGGGTGCCAACCAACGGCGCGTGAAAGCCTTGGTAAAAGATGACCTGCTTGAAATGATGGTCTACATCGAACAGCAGTTACCCGTGAAGGCAGCGCGCGACAAGGCTCTGTTGTTGATTGGCTTCGCCGGGGCATTCCGGCGCTCGGAATTGGTGGCATTGAGATACGAGGATATAAGCCCTTACGACAATGGTTTGGAACTATTGATTCGACGGTCCAAGACTGACCAGGAAGGCGTGGGACGAACTGTATTCATTCCGCATGCACGCGGCAACCGCTGTCCGGTGAAGGCACTAAGGGACTGGCTTGAGTTGGCAGGAATCGTGTCGGGTCCACTGTTTAGGCCCATAAATCGGCACGATCAAGTGGTAGGGAGCAAGGCATTAACGCCGCAGAGCATCGCCCTCATTGTGAAATCTTCTGTGAGGATGATGTCGGGTGACGCGGGAGCGAAGATGGTTGCGGGTCATAGTCTACGAGCCGGATACTGTACGGAAGCGGCGATGACCGGACTGCAGCCATATCAAATCCGGGAACAAACTGGCCATAGATCGGATGTGACCTTGGCTCGTTACATCCGCCCGGTCGCGAAGAGGAAGATTCCTAGTTTACTGTGA
- a CDS encoding GIY-YIG nuclease family protein yields the protein MQPFSITLFATTGDPEGIRHLDKSNWSGYGVVFNKELFHLLKHEPGFSQAGIYILVGNAAEETIYIGEADPVGDRLKNHVSNKEGWEWGVYFFDRNHKIGKTEVQYLESALVAIAKKHDRAILLNKNSPTAPTMAPAARATAQAFLADMLLILPMLGINAFTPPKHDDPSDQVQPVGTESDKFDTIVVPAREEGFKQRFLNEHCWFAVRINAKHLSKLKFIAAYQVAPVGAITHIAEIDAIVPYNDTGKYMLRFKAAATAIVPIPRTDGSEINMQSSRYALRDKLLAAKNLDMVWASN from the coding sequence ATGCAACCATTTTCCATCACGCTCTTCGCAACCACCGGTGATCCAGAAGGAATACGCCACCTCGACAAGTCGAACTGGTCGGGATACGGTGTCGTCTTCAATAAAGAGCTCTTCCACCTGTTAAAGCATGAGCCTGGCTTTTCACAAGCGGGCATCTACATCCTTGTAGGCAACGCCGCTGAGGAGACTATATATATTGGCGAGGCCGATCCTGTCGGAGACCGCTTGAAGAATCATGTATCGAACAAGGAGGGTTGGGAATGGGGAGTCTACTTCTTCGACCGAAACCACAAGATTGGGAAAACCGAAGTTCAATATCTAGAGTCGGCGCTGGTTGCCATAGCCAAGAAGCACGACCGTGCGATCCTACTTAACAAGAACAGCCCTACCGCGCCGACAATGGCTCCTGCTGCCAGGGCAACGGCCCAGGCATTCTTGGCCGATATGTTGCTGATCCTGCCGATGCTCGGAATTAATGCCTTCACTCCGCCAAAGCACGACGACCCCAGCGATCAGGTGCAGCCCGTCGGAACTGAAAGCGACAAGTTTGACACGATCGTGGTACCGGCCCGCGAGGAAGGGTTCAAGCAACGCTTCCTTAACGAGCACTGTTGGTTTGCAGTGCGGATCAATGCAAAGCACCTCTCAAAGCTGAAGTTCATCGCTGCATATCAAGTCGCCCCAGTTGGAGCCATTACTCATATCGCTGAGATCGATGCCATCGTTCCGTACAACGATACTGGAAAATATATGCTCAGGTTCAAGGCCGCCGCAACGGCGATTGTTCCCATCCCGCGCACGGATGGCAGCGAAATTAATATGCAATCTTCCCGCTACGCACTTCGGGACAAGCTGTTGGCTGCAAAAAATTTAGATATGGTATGGGCATCAAACTAG